A stretch of DNA from Methanobrevibacter gottschalkii DSM 11977:
GAAACTAGATTTTGCAAACTAGATTATTTTAAAAAACAAAAGATTTTGGAAAATTTTTGGAATGAATATGACTTTATTGTTGGTATTTCCACTAAGCTATATGATTGTTTTTATAATTATGCTTTTGATTTTGTAAATAATTATAATAATAGAGATTTAAGATTAAATGAAATCATGAGATTGCATGACTGTGGTTTAGATAACTATTTAAAATACTATGATTATGCTTTAAAATTATATAAAAATGGAATTCACCCTCCTGATTGTAAAATTATCATTGATGCACATGACTGTGGTTTAACTCATGATGATTTAAAATTCATTTCAAATGATAATAAATTAATTGATGCTTTATCTAAAATAGATACTTCTAATTTAAGAATTATTGAGTTTGGATTATGTAATTCATGACCAAAAATTTTATTAATTACATTATACCAATGATTTATACATACTATTAATAAATTGTGTATACTTTGGTATTTATGGAAGTGATAAAATGTCAGTAAAGGAATTATTAAAGGAATGTGGTTTTTTATATTTCAAGGAAGACTATAAAAATTTACTTATAAAATGTGAAGAAGTGTTAAAAATAGATGAAAAAAATCCCATTGCCTTAAACTATAAAGCAATTGCTTTTTACTACTTTGATATGGATGATATAGCTTTAAAAATACTAAATGATACTCAAAAACTATATCCTAAAAACTACTACACACTAAGCATTAAATCATTAGTATATATTGCATTAAAAGAATACAGAAAAGCTCTTGATTGTTGTAATGAAGGTTTAAAAATTAAAAATTTCGATTTGCTTGAAATAAATAAAATTAAAGCATTAATTTATCTAGATAAAATTGATGATGCATACAATTTCTATAATACTATTGAATGTCCTAACTTTAAATTCGAAGAAATATTGATAGAATGTGAAAAGTACAGTGAAGCTTTAAATTCTTACAATAGCAAGTTAAAAGAAAATTCACAAGATTTGGAGTTAATTGATAATGTCAAAACATTAATGGTGAAATATGACCTAAATGTCAAGCCAAACTGGGATGAAGAGTTTTATATTTCATGGATATATCACATCAAACATAATGACAACAAAAATTGTCCTAAATGTGGATCTAAATTAATTCCAATTGTTTATGGTTATCCACTTGAAGAGGCATTAAAACAAGAAAAAAACGGTGAAATAATACTTGGAGGATGTTGCATCAATGATGAAATGGGTAACCTCCATTGTCCAAATTGTAAAAATGATTTTTACATAGATGCACTGCATATTGATGCAAAAGGCCCATTATATGATTATATTGTCTTAAAAATCAATAATCTGGATGAATTGTTATTCGATGAGATATGCTGTTCCATTTACAAAATAAGAGAGGATATTGAATACTTTGATGATGATGAGTTTAAAGCGTTCATAAATCATTTAATATCGATTGGCTACCTATATGAGCCTGTTAAAGGTTATATTAAGCTGGTTGATATTCATTAAATATGATTTATTCAAATACACGGCTTATCCTTAAATAGCCATATTTCCAATTGCATGCTACAGAAAATCAGCTAAATGCATGATGCGATTGAATTCATCAATATTACTTTTCAAATGCTCTTGGATTAATTGATTTAATTATTAGATTTAAATACCTAACTATAATGATGGACTGGCAATATAGTGATTACTCAAAAATTAACCCTAATGCAAAAAAGCATTTTCCCTTTGACAATCCTCGTGATAATCAATTAGAAACTGTTTCTGAGATTGCTGATGCTATTAATCATGGTTATAAATATATTGTACTTGAAGCCGGAACTGGTACGGGCAAATCAGCAATTGCAGCTACACTATCCAATATGTCAGACTCATCATACATTTTAACCATCACCAAACAACTCCAGGACCAGTATTTAAGAGATTTTAAAGATTTCAAAGTAGTTAAAGGAAGATCAAACTTCAGATGTCAAAATTATATTAATAAATCTTGCAGTGAAGGCAAATGCCTTACTGAAGGTTTTGAATGCAGATTCTCTTTGAAAAATAGGGAAAATGAAATTAGGAAGGACAATACCTGCCCGTATTATTATCAGAAATATTTGGCTTTACATGCAAAAACTGTTGTTTCTAATTATTATTACATGTTTTTGGAGCTTAATTATGTTAAGGACTTTCAAAAAAGGGATTTATTAATTTTTGATGAAGCCCATAACTTAGAGTCGACTTTAATGGATGAGTTAACCCTAGAATTTTCTAAAAGTGATCTTGAAGAATACCTTGATTATAATTTAAGATGTGAAAAGATTGAAGAATTAAACAGTAATAATTATTTAAATTGGATTGAATTTATCAATGAGATTAAGGAAGGTTACTTGGAGGAGCTGAATAAACTTGAAAGATTAGACAAATTGGAACTTGCTGAGAAAATAGCTTTCATCAAACATCAAATTAACGATTGCAGCCGTTTTATTGAACATTTAACTCATGATCCGAAAATTTGGATTTTTGATTGGGATGATGATTATCAAACAGCCCAATTTAAACCTCTAAAAGTTGATAATTATGCTAAAAATACATTGTTTGATTATGCTGATGTTTGTATATTCATGAGTGCAACAATCCTTGACTGGAAATTGTTTTCTAAATGGTTAGGAATACCGGAAGATGAAATATATGCAATAAGACATAAAAGTCCATTCGATATTAATAATAATCCAATAACTGCATATGATGAATATAATTTATCAAGGAAATTCATTAAAGTTAATGCGCAAAAAAGCATTGGTTCAATAAATGAGATCTTAGATAAACATAAAAATGAAAAAGGAATAATTCATACAGTAAGCGGAAAATGCAGAGATTTTTTAATTGACAATATTGCCGATGAAAGATTGATTGCTCATGACAGACATAACAGATCAGAAATGCTTGAGGAATTCATCTCCTCAGATGAACCGTTAGTTTTGATTTCACCATCTATGAGTGAAGGTGTTGATCTTCCGGGGGATTTATGTCGTTTTCAAGTAATATACAAGTTACCATTTCCAGACTGGGGTGATAAGCAGATAAATCAAAGAGCAGGTATTGATAGGGAATGGTATGATTATAGAACATGCCTCAACCTTGTTCAAACACACGGGCGGGGTGTGAGATACGATGGGGATTACTGCCATACTTACGTTATTGACAGCCGTTTTAGATCATATATCCGAGAAGCGTTTCCATCTAAATTTTTACCGGATACATTTAAAGAGTCAATTGAAGGCAGGGAGTTTGATTTAAAAGAAAAGAAAAGGTTAATGGAAATTGGTGATTTTCATATTGAAAATAATGATTATGAATCTGCAATTATATTCTTTAAGGAGTTGTTGAATAATGAATTATTCAAAAATGATATATATCCCTACCTTAAATTATCAAATCTTTATCATGAAACTGGGTTGTTTGAATGCGAGGTTCAAGTTATCATGCGATTTTTAAGTTCTGGTGCTGAATATAATCACTTTGAAAAACGACTAAAGGAGCTTGCAGATATGGGTTATTTTGATTTTAATTAAAATATTTCCAGAATAAAAATCTTAGAATGTTATTTAACACAACTTATATTAACTTTTTAGACATATAATTATATTATTAAAAAATAAATAGGTATTTTTCTATGTTGGAGTGGAATATTTGTAAAAATTGTGGTGCAATTCTGGATAATTCTCAAAATACTTGCCTGAATTGCCAAGGGGATGTTGAAAAAGTAAACATTGATTATTTAAAAAAATATTTGGATAATTTAAACTTTGTTGTTAAAACGCTGAACATCTTCACCCCATATTGTACGTTAACAAAAGATATGGGCAATATTGCTTTGGAAAGTCTGATAATGGATGATTTATTTAAGTATTTCTCATATCTTGGCCTTGGAGATAACGAAATTACTGACAATGAGGTTGAATTTATCAATTCACTTCTCGATACCAATTTTTCAAAAGAAGACATTCAAACCCTAACAGATGCCGAACTTGACAAATCACTTCCAGCATCATTTAAATGCCTGCAGGAAATAGACGAATATGGTCAAAACTTTGATATGTATCAGTTAAACTCCTGCAGCGAATTATTCAACTGTTTTAAATTATTCGGAAAATTTTTTATCACTGCTGACAATGAACTTGATGGCGATGTCCTGAAGATATATTCACAATACATCAATTATCTGGAAAGTTCTCTTAAAAGTAAAAACACTGCTCTAAAACCGATTGATCATCTGAATTATAAACCATCAAAAAAGGAAGAAACACATTCACTTGATGAATATTTAAATGAATTAAATAAACTTGTCGGTCTTGAAAAAGTCAAAAAAGACGTTAATTCACTTATTAATCTTGTACAGATTAGAAAACTAAGAGAAAAAAGAGGCATAAAGCAGCCTCCAATGAGCCTTCATTTAGTTTTCTCAGGCAATCCCGGAACTGGCAAAACTACAGTTGCAAGATTGCTATCGAAAATTTATCATGAAATTGGGTTGTTATCAGAAGGGCATTTAATTGAAACTGACAGATCGGGTCTTGTTGGCGGTTATGTTGGTCAAACTGCAATCAAGACCCAGGAAGTAATACAATCTGCCCTCGGTGGAATATTGTTTATTGA
This window harbors:
- a CDS encoding helicase C-terminal domain-containing protein, whose protein sequence is MDWQYSDYSKINPNAKKHFPFDNPRDNQLETVSEIADAINHGYKYIVLEAGTGTGKSAIAATLSNMSDSSYILTITKQLQDQYLRDFKDFKVVKGRSNFRCQNYINKSCSEGKCLTEGFECRFSLKNRENEIRKDNTCPYYYQKYLALHAKTVVSNYYYMFLELNYVKDFQKRDLLIFDEAHNLESTLMDELTLEFSKSDLEEYLDYNLRCEKIEELNSNNYLNWIEFINEIKEGYLEELNKLERLDKLELAEKIAFIKHQINDCSRFIEHLTHDPKIWIFDWDDDYQTAQFKPLKVDNYAKNTLFDYADVCIFMSATILDWKLFSKWLGIPEDEIYAIRHKSPFDINNNPITAYDEYNLSRKFIKVNAQKSIGSINEILDKHKNEKGIIHTVSGKCRDFLIDNIADERLIAHDRHNRSEMLEEFISSDEPLVLISPSMSEGVDLPGDLCRFQVIYKLPFPDWGDKQINQRAGIDREWYDYRTCLNLVQTHGRGVRYDGDYCHTYVIDSRFRSYIREAFPSKFLPDTFKESIEGREFDLKEKKRLMEIGDFHIENNDYESAIIFFKELLNNELFKNDIYPYLKLSNLYHETGLFECEVQVIMRFLSSGAEYNHFEKRLKELADMGYFDFN
- a CDS encoding AAA family ATPase, with the protein product MLEWNICKNCGAILDNSQNTCLNCQGDVEKVNIDYLKKYLDNLNFVVKTLNIFTPYCTLTKDMGNIALESLIMDDLFKYFSYLGLGDNEITDNEVEFINSLLDTNFSKEDIQTLTDAELDKSLPASFKCLQEIDEYGQNFDMYQLNSCSELFNCFKLFGKFFITADNELDGDVLKIYSQYINYLESSLKSKNTALKPIDHLNYKPSKKEETHSLDEYLNELNKLVGLEKVKKDVNSLINLVQIRKLREKRGIKQPPMSLHLVFSGNPGTGKTTVARLLSKIYHEIGLLSEGHLIETDRSGLVGGYVGQTAIKTQEVIQSALGGILFIDEAYSLTSKSENDYGLEAVDTLLKAMEDHRDNLIVIVAGYPALMEKFLYSNPGLESRFNKFIYFEDYNEEELYNIFWLMCEESNLTLDEAGDNYIKEYFKRIYDNRSNNFANGRAVRNLFEEVITNQANRLAPKKEISDVELNTLTYQDFLVDENE